Proteins from a genomic interval of Pseudomonas paeninsulae:
- a CDS encoding hybrid sensor histidine kinase/response regulator produces MACLLPSAMAENVPGAAGGQSDNWSYLLDPSAALTLEDVRARRQQFQPLSKQAFTFPLSEQAVWLHVELPRNQQPSWLWIFAPRVQYLDYHLLHDGTLEREILTGESRSMSSRPLDSRAYLMALPNDGQPREAYVRMTSNHPLMAWFKVIDEAGLVAQEKPAYVFGALLGGLLLITLYNLIRFFYSRATSSLWLSALHISLAVCAAANLGLFAVWVPSQSYNQSLVADVSALLAAFCLQAFCLAFMQHTPAQPGRLKHLLQGNAVLILAVALVIASTGLLWYSTLIYLLVLLSALSVLLVASRLWYGGYQPARFIVVGMLVFTLGFSACIPVLLGLDQLNPGWLVITAFGIAMLGGIFLSVSPAERQRQIQRTKFRESTALAASAAELKAKADFLAKISHEIRTPMNGVLGMTELLLGTPLSAKQRDYVQTIHSSGNELLALINEILDISKLESGQIELDDVQFDLNALIEDCLDIFRAKAEQQKVELISFMQPQVPRVISGDPTRLRQTVLSLLDNAFKQTDEGEILLVVALDTAGEQPRLRIAVQDSGRPLQASERDALLNTELHSKDFLAATKLGGRLGLIIARQLVRLMHGEFGIQSGGAQGSTLWLTLPLDSQRLEQPTADLDGPLQGARLLVVDDNDTCRKVLVQQCNGWGLQVSAVPSGKAALALLRTKAHMREYFDVVLLDQDMPGMTGMQLAAKIKEDPSLNHDILLIMLTGISNAPSKIIARNAGIKRILAKPVAGYTLKTTLADELSQRGGDSSPVFTPTRVSAPLNVPSDFRILVAEDNSISTKVIRGMLGKLNLQPDTASNGAEALNAIKAQHYDLVLMDCEMPVLDGFSATEQLRAWETAEQRPRTPVVALTAHILNEHKERAREAGMDGHMAKPVELSQLRELLEYWIAQREIRQQREARP; encoded by the coding sequence ATGGCCTGTCTGTTGCCGTCAGCCATGGCCGAGAACGTACCCGGCGCAGCTGGCGGTCAGTCCGATAACTGGTCATATCTGCTCGACCCGAGTGCCGCGCTGACCCTGGAGGATGTGCGAGCACGCCGCCAGCAGTTCCAGCCCCTGAGCAAACAGGCCTTCACCTTCCCCCTCAGCGAGCAGGCCGTTTGGCTGCATGTCGAGCTGCCGCGCAACCAGCAGCCGAGCTGGCTGTGGATCTTCGCCCCGCGCGTGCAGTACCTCGACTACCACCTGTTGCACGATGGCACGCTCGAGCGCGAGATCCTGACCGGCGAATCCAGGTCGATGAGTTCGCGACCGCTCGACTCCCGCGCCTACCTGATGGCGCTGCCGAACGATGGCCAGCCGCGCGAAGCCTATGTGCGCATGACCTCGAACCACCCGCTGATGGCCTGGTTCAAGGTCATCGACGAAGCCGGACTGGTGGCGCAGGAAAAACCCGCCTATGTGTTTGGTGCCCTGCTCGGCGGCCTGCTGCTGATCACCCTGTACAACCTCATCCGTTTTTTCTACAGCCGCGCCACCAGCAGTCTGTGGCTGAGCGCCCTGCATATCAGCCTGGCGGTCTGTGCGGCGGCCAATCTCGGCCTCTTCGCCGTCTGGGTGCCCAGCCAAAGCTACAACCAATCGCTGGTCGCCGACGTGTCGGCGCTGTTGGCCGCCTTCTGCCTGCAGGCCTTCTGCCTCGCTTTCATGCAGCACACCCCGGCCCAACCGGGCCGACTCAAACACCTGCTGCAAGGCAACGCCGTGCTGATCCTCGCCGTCGCGCTGGTGATCGCTAGCACCGGCCTGCTCTGGTACAGCACGCTGATCTACCTGCTGGTGCTGCTCAGTGCCTTGAGCGTCCTGCTGGTGGCCAGCCGCCTCTGGTACGGCGGTTATCAGCCAGCGCGCTTCATCGTCGTCGGCATGCTGGTATTCACCCTCGGTTTCAGCGCCTGCATCCCGGTGCTGCTCGGTCTCGATCAGCTCAACCCCGGCTGGCTGGTGATCACCGCCTTCGGCATCGCCATGCTCGGCGGCATCTTCCTCAGTGTCTCGCCCGCCGAACGACAACGCCAGATCCAGCGCACCAAGTTCCGCGAAAGCACCGCGCTGGCCGCCAGCGCAGCCGAGCTCAAGGCCAAGGCCGACTTCCTCGCCAAGATCAGTCACGAAATCCGTACACCGATGAATGGCGTGTTGGGCATGACCGAGTTGCTGCTCGGCACCCCGCTGTCGGCCAAACAGCGTGATTACGTGCAGACCATTCACAGTTCGGGCAACGAACTGCTGGCGCTGATCAACGAGATTCTCGACATTTCCAAGCTCGAATCCGGGCAGATCGAGCTGGACGACGTGCAGTTCGACCTCAATGCGCTGATCGAGGACTGCCTGGACATCTTCCGCGCCAAGGCCGAGCAGCAGAAGGTCGAACTGATCAGCTTCATGCAACCGCAGGTGCCACGGGTGATCAGCGGCGACCCGACGCGTTTGCGCCAGACGGTGCTGAGCCTGCTCGACAATGCCTTCAAGCAGACCGACGAAGGCGAAATTCTCCTAGTCGTAGCCCTCGACACCGCAGGTGAGCAACCGCGCTTGCGCATCGCCGTGCAGGACAGTGGCCGCCCGCTGCAGGCCAGCGAGCGCGATGCCCTGCTCAATACCGAACTGCACAGCAAGGACTTCCTCGCGGCGACCAAGCTCGGCGGCCGCCTCGGCCTGATCATCGCCCGCCAACTGGTGCGCCTGATGCACGGCGAGTTTGGCATCCAGAGCGGCGGCGCTCAGGGCTCGACCCTGTGGCTGACCCTGCCCCTGGATAGCCAGCGTCTCGAACAGCCCACGGCCGACCTCGATGGTCCGCTGCAAGGCGCGCGCTTGCTGGTGGTGGATGACAACGACACCTGCCGCAAAGTCCTGGTGCAGCAATGCAATGGCTGGGGCCTGCAGGTCAGTGCAGTCCCCTCGGGCAAGGCAGCCCTGGCCCTGCTGCGCACCAAGGCGCATATGCGCGAATACTTCGACGTGGTCCTGCTCGACCAGGACATGCCCGGGATGACCGGCATGCAGTTGGCGGCGAAGATCAAGGAGGACCCCAGCCTCAACCACGACATTCTGCTGATCATGCTGACCGGTATCAGCAATGCGCCGAGCAAGATCATCGCGCGTAATGCCGGGATCAAACGCATCCTCGCCAAGCCGGTGGCCGGCTACACCCTGAAAACCACCCTGGCCGATGAACTGTCCCAGCGCGGCGGTGACAGCTCGCCGGTGTTCACCCCGACCCGGGTCAGCGCCCCGCTGAATGTGCCGAGCGATTTCCGCATCCTGGTCGCCGAAGACAACAGCATCTCGACCAAGGTGATCCGCGGCATGCTCGGTAAGCTCAACCTGCAACCGGACACCGCCAGCAACGGCGCAGAAGCCCTCAACGCGATAAAGGCGCAGCACTATGATCTGGTGCTGATGGACTGCGAGATGCCGGTGCTCGATGGCTTCTCCGCCACCGAACAACTGCGCGCCTGGGAAACCGCCGAGCAGCGCCCGCGCACGCCGGTGGTGGCACTGACCGCGCACATCCTCAACGAACACAAGGAACGGGCACGTGAGGCCGGCATGGATGGCCACATGGCCAAGCCGGTGGAACTCTCGCAATTGCGCGAACTGCTCGAATACTGGATCGCCCAGCGGGAGATCCGCCAGCAGCGCGAGGCCCGGCCCTGA
- a CDS encoding WD40/YVTN/BNR-like repeat-containing protein has protein sequence MADVLYVATRKGLLTFARAGEGWRLARTDFLGEPVSMVLVDRRDGYLYAALNLGHFGPKLWRSTDTGQHWQEIAAPAFAASEEGEGPSVTMIWSLEAGGAERPGSLWAGTLPGALFHSADHGDSWQLNESLWQRPERAKWFGGGYDQPGIHSICVDPRDSARLRVAVSCGGVWCSDDDGVNWACRTQGMRAAYMPAELAQTPEIQDPHRMLACPATPETLWVQHHNGIFLSRDDAAHWQELLDVEPSSFGFALAVHPREPETAWFVPAVKDECRVPVGQRLLVTRTRDGGRSFARLSRGLPQTDCFDLVYRHALEVDESGQRLAMGSTTGHLWLSDDQGDSWQALAGNLPPIHALRFA, from the coding sequence ATGGCGGATGTGCTTTATGTGGCTACGCGCAAGGGCCTGCTGACCTTCGCCCGCGCTGGCGAGGGCTGGCGCCTGGCGCGCACGGACTTTCTCGGCGAGCCGGTCAGCATGGTCCTGGTCGATCGCCGTGACGGTTATCTGTATGCGGCCCTGAACCTGGGGCATTTCGGCCCGAAACTATGGCGCTCGACGGATACCGGCCAGCACTGGCAGGAGATCGCCGCACCGGCCTTCGCCGCCTCTGAGGAGGGTGAAGGGCCATCGGTGACGATGATCTGGTCGCTGGAAGCTGGCGGCGCCGAGCGACCCGGCAGCCTGTGGGCCGGCACCCTGCCGGGCGCCTTGTTCCACTCGGCGGATCACGGCGATTCCTGGCAGTTGAACGAATCGCTGTGGCAGCGGCCGGAGCGGGCCAAGTGGTTCGGTGGCGGTTACGATCAGCCGGGTATCCACTCGATTTGCGTCGACCCGCGCGACAGTGCGCGGCTGCGCGTCGCCGTGTCCTGTGGCGGGGTCTGGTGCAGCGACGACGACGGCGTCAACTGGGCCTGCCGCACCCAGGGCATGCGCGCCGCCTATATGCCGGCGGAACTGGCGCAGACCCCGGAGATCCAGGACCCGCACCGCATGCTGGCGTGTCCGGCCACGCCCGAGACCCTGTGGGTGCAGCACCATAACGGCATCTTCCTGTCCCGTGACGATGCCGCGCACTGGCAGGAGCTGCTCGACGTCGAGCCCTCGAGCTTCGGCTTCGCGTTGGCGGTGCACCCCCGCGAGCCGGAAACGGCCTGGTTCGTGCCGGCGGTAAAGGATGAATGCCGGGTGCCGGTGGGCCAGCGTCTGCTGGTGACCCGCACCCGCGATGGCGGGCGCAGTTTTGCCCGCTTGAGTCGCGGCCTGCCGCAAACCGACTGCTTCGATCTGGTCTACCGCCATGCCCTGGAGGTGGACGAGAGCGGCCAGCGCCTGGCGATGGGTTCGACTACCGGTCATCTGTGGCTATCGGACGATCAAGGCGACAGCTGGCAGGCGTTGGCCGGTAACCTGCCGCCGATCCATGCCCTGCGCTTTGCCTGA
- a CDS encoding ubiquitin family protein, whose amino-acid sequence MARISFTPNLQRHLDVAPCAVIGDTVAAVLAEVFAVNPRLRSYLLDDQGQVRRHVMIFVDAERIDDRRHLSDRVGVDSEVYVVQALSGG is encoded by the coding sequence ATGGCACGTATCAGCTTCACCCCCAACCTGCAGCGTCACCTCGATGTGGCGCCGTGCGCGGTGATCGGCGACACAGTCGCTGCCGTGCTGGCCGAGGTGTTCGCCGTCAACCCGCGGCTGCGCAGTTACCTGCTGGACGACCAGGGGCAGGTGCGTCGGCATGTGATGATTTTCGTCGATGCCGAGCGGATTGACGACCGCCGGCACCTGAGCGACAGGGTCGGCGTCGACAGCGAAGTCTATGTGGTGCAGGCACTTTCTGGCGGCTAG
- a CDS encoding MarC family protein has protein sequence MASELFSLYLKLLVLYSPFFVLSCFIGLSRGYTVKERKRLAWKVALGVLISSLLLYLFGRHIFTLFGITIDAFRIGAGSVLFISALGMAQGKSAVQSDNVQQDVTIVPLTIPLTVGPGTIGALLLMGASQPHWDDKLVAVVGIALASLTVGVVLYLSNQFERLLGDQGLQIVSRLMGLFVCALAAQIIFTGVKNFLSL, from the coding sequence ATGGCGTCCGAGTTGTTCAGTCTGTATCTGAAGTTGCTGGTGCTCTACAGCCCATTCTTCGTGTTGTCCTGCTTTATCGGCCTGAGCCGTGGCTATACGGTCAAGGAGCGCAAGCGCCTGGCCTGGAAAGTCGCGCTCGGCGTACTGATTTCCAGCCTGCTGCTGTACCTGTTCGGCAGGCACATCTTCACCCTGTTCGGCATCACCATCGACGCCTTCCGCATCGGCGCCGGCAGCGTGTTGTTTATCTCGGCACTGGGCATGGCGCAGGGCAAGTCGGCGGTGCAAAGTGACAACGTGCAGCAGGACGTGACCATAGTGCCACTGACCATCCCGCTCACCGTTGGTCCCGGCACCATAGGTGCACTGCTGTTGATGGGCGCCAGCCAGCCGCATTGGGACGACAAGTTGGTGGCGGTAGTCGGCATCGCCCTGGCCAGCCTGACGGTCGGCGTGGTGCTGTACCTGTCCAACCAGTTCGAACGCCTGCTCGGCGATCAGGGCCTGCAGATCGTCAGTCGGCTGATGGGCCTGTTCGTCTGCGCCCTGGCCGCGCAAATCATCTTCACCGGGGTGAAGAACTTCCTCTCGCTCTGA
- the urtA gene encoding urea ABC transporter substrate-binding protein, with translation MKRRPLLKSTLAASALLLSGLFPFTVQAAETIKVGILHSLSGTMAISETSLKDMALMTIDEINAKGGVLGKQLEPVVVDPASNWPLFAERARQLLSQDKVDVTFGCWTSVSRKSVLPVYEELNGLLFYPVQYEGEELSPNVFYTGAAPNQQAIPAVEYLMSEDGGGAKRYFLLGTDYVYPRTTNKILRAFLVSKGVADKDIEEVYTPFGHSDYQTIVANIKKFSAGGKTAVISTVNGDSNVPFYKELANQGIEATDIPVVAFSVGEEELRGIDTKPLVGQLAAWNYFQSVENPVNSEFVNKWKAYAKAKNLPGADKAVTNDPMEATYVGIHMWAQAVEKAGSTDVDKVRDALAGQTFAAPSGYTLTMDASNHHLHKPVMIGEVQEDGQFSVVWETSSPIRAQPWSPYIEGNDKKPDYAVKSN, from the coding sequence ATGAAGCGTCGTCCTCTGCTGAAATCCACCCTAGCTGCCAGCGCCCTGCTGCTCAGCGGCTTGTTCCCGTTCACCGTGCAGGCGGCCGAGACCATCAAGGTCGGCATCCTCCACTCGTTGTCCGGCACCATGGCTATTTCCGAGACCTCGTTGAAAGACATGGCGCTGATGACCATCGACGAGATCAACGCCAAGGGCGGCGTACTCGGCAAGCAACTCGAACCGGTGGTGGTCGACCCGGCCTCCAACTGGCCGCTGTTCGCCGAACGGGCGCGGCAACTGCTGAGCCAGGACAAGGTTGACGTGACCTTCGGCTGCTGGACCTCGGTGTCGCGCAAATCCGTGCTGCCGGTGTACGAGGAGCTCAACGGCCTGCTGTTCTACCCGGTGCAGTACGAAGGCGAAGAACTCTCGCCGAACGTGTTCTATACCGGTGCGGCGCCCAATCAGCAGGCCATCCCGGCGGTCGAGTACCTGATGAGCGAAGACGGCGGCGGCGCCAAGCGCTACTTCCTGCTCGGCACCGACTACGTCTACCCGCGCACCACCAACAAGATCCTGCGCGCCTTCCTGGTCAGCAAAGGCGTGGCCGACAAGGATATCGAAGAGGTTTACACCCCGTTCGGCCATAGCGATTACCAGACCATCGTCGCCAACATCAAGAAGTTCTCCGCCGGCGGCAAGACCGCGGTGATCTCCACCGTCAACGGTGACTCCAACGTACCCTTCTATAAGGAACTGGCTAACCAGGGCATCGAAGCCACCGACATTCCGGTGGTGGCCTTCTCGGTCGGCGAGGAAGAACTGCGCGGTATCGACACCAAACCGCTGGTTGGCCAACTGGCCGCCTGGAACTACTTCCAGTCAGTGGAAAACCCGGTCAACAGCGAATTCGTCAACAAGTGGAAGGCCTATGCCAAGGCCAAAAACCTGCCGGGCGCGGACAAGGCCGTGACCAACGACCCGATGGAAGCCACCTACGTCGGCATCCATATGTGGGCACAAGCGGTCGAGAAAGCCGGCAGCACCGACGTCGACAAGGTGCGTGACGCCCTCGCCGGCCAGACCTTCGCCGCACCGAGCGGTTACACCCTGACCATGGACGCCAGCAACCACCACCTGCACAAGCCGGTGATGATCGGTGAAGTCCAGGAGGATGGTCAGTTCTCGGTGGTCTGGGAAACCAGCAGCCCGATCCGCGCCCAGCCGTGGAGCCCGTACATCGAAGGCAACGACAAGAAGCCGGATTACGCGGTGAAGTCGAACTAA
- the purD gene encoding phosphoribosylamine--glycine ligase: protein MNVLIIGSGGREHALAWKVAQDPRVEKVFVAPGNAGTATEAKCENVAIDVLALEQLADFAASNVQLTIVGPEAPLVAGVVDLFRARKLDIFGPTAGAAQLEGSKAFTKDFLARHQIPSADYQNFTEVEPALAYLQKVGAPIVIKADGLAAGKGVIVAMTLSEAEDAVRDMLAGNAFGEAGSRVVIEEFLEGEEASFIVMVDGKNVLPMATSQDHKRVGDGDSGPNTGGMGAYSPAPVVTAAVHQRVMDEVIYPTVNGMASEGNVYTGFLYAGLMIDKAGKPKVIEFNCRFGDPETQPIMVRLESSLVLLIDAALAQALDKVEARWDPRPTIGVVLAAGGYPGDYAKGEVIEGLADAAALDGKVFHAGTTLKDGQVVTAGGRVLCATAIGASVADAQQQAYRLAEKIRWNGCFYRKDIGYRAIARERGEA from the coding sequence ATGAACGTACTGATCATCGGCAGCGGCGGGCGCGAACACGCCCTGGCCTGGAAAGTCGCCCAGGATCCACGGGTCGAAAAAGTCTTCGTCGCCCCGGGCAACGCCGGCACCGCCACTGAAGCCAAGTGCGAGAACGTCGCCATCGACGTACTGGCCCTGGAGCAACTGGCAGATTTCGCCGCCAGCAACGTCCAGCTGACCATCGTCGGCCCGGAAGCGCCGCTGGTGGCCGGGGTGGTCGACCTGTTCCGCGCGCGCAAACTGGACATCTTCGGCCCGACGGCCGGCGCTGCCCAACTGGAAGGTTCGAAAGCCTTTACCAAGGACTTCCTCGCCCGCCATCAGATCCCCAGCGCCGATTACCAGAACTTCACCGAAGTCGAGCCGGCCCTGGCCTACCTGCAGAAAGTCGGTGCGCCGATCGTGATCAAGGCCGACGGCCTGGCGGCCGGCAAAGGCGTGATCGTCGCCATGACCCTGAGCGAAGCCGAAGACGCGGTGCGCGACATGCTCGCCGGCAATGCCTTCGGTGAAGCCGGTTCGCGGGTGGTGATCGAGGAGTTCCTCGAAGGCGAGGAAGCCAGCTTTATCGTCATGGTCGACGGCAAGAATGTATTGCCGATGGCCACCAGCCAGGACCATAAGCGCGTCGGCGACGGCGACAGCGGCCCGAATACTGGCGGCATGGGCGCCTACTCGCCCGCGCCGGTGGTCACCGCCGCCGTGCACCAGCGGGTGATGGACGAGGTGATCTACCCCACCGTCAACGGCATGGCCAGCGAAGGCAACGTCTACACCGGCTTCCTCTATGCCGGGCTGATGATCGACAAAGCCGGCAAGCCGAAAGTCATCGAGTTCAACTGCCGCTTCGGCGACCCGGAAACCCAGCCGATCATGGTGCGCCTGGAGTCATCGCTGGTCCTGCTGATCGACGCCGCCCTGGCGCAAGCGCTGGACAAGGTCGAGGCCCGCTGGGACCCGCGCCCAACCATCGGCGTGGTACTGGCCGCCGGCGGCTACCCGGGTGACTACGCCAAGGGCGAGGTAATCGAAGGTCTGGCCGATGCCGCCGCGCTGGATGGCAAGGTGTTCCATGCCGGTACCACACTCAAGGATGGCCAGGTGGTTACCGCTGGCGGCCGGGTACTCTGCGCCACGGCCATTGGTGCCAGCGTTGCCGACGCCCAGCAGCAGGCCTATCGCCTGGCGGAGAAGATTCGCTGGAATGGCTGTTTCTACCGCAAGGACATCGGTTACCGCGCGATTGCCCGCGAACGTGGCGAGGCATAA